In the Saccharococcus thermophilus genome, TTGTCAACACCCCCTTCACCTTTAGGATGATTCTCTTGCTGAACTTCAATAACAGTAATTGATTGGGAGCGCTTCATCGTTTATGATGAAAGTGGAAAGGCAAGGTGAAAACGATGATATGCATTAATAATATTTGTTACGAACTGGTGGAAAACGTAAAAAATGCCTTTAATGAAGAGGCGTTTCGCGCGCGGTATGCCGACATTTTAAGCAAGTATGATTATATTGTCGGGGATTGGGGATATAACCAGCTCCGTTTGCGCGGCTTTTTTGATGACTATAACCAAAAGGCGACATATGATACGAAAATCAGCACCTTATCGGAATATTTGTATGAATATTGCAATTTTGGCTGCGCCTATTTTGTGCTTCGCAAAATAAAACGGTAACACGAAGCGCGGCTATCCTCATGAAAGAGGGTAGCCGCGCATCCATTCATCCTGGCCGTACGGAAATTGCTCGTTTTCCCGCGGATCGTCATGCGGAGGATGTGCCCCAGGATCCCGTCTTGGAATATTTTGATGGAATGATTTGAATTCATAGTTAAACGCACTGTAATGGCGCTGCCCTTTTTTCCATGGGGTGCTTTTATTTTCGACCGGTTCATCGTCGCGGCGCGGCGACCCATACGGTCCTTCCGGAAATTCTTCCGCCGTTAAAAAATTTTTCTGCTTTTCCACGGTGGAGAAGTCGCTATATTTTTCTCTCTCTTCCATCCATTTCACCTTCCTCGTTTCCGGGATTGTTTATAATGTTCCCGAATGCGAAGGTGACTATGAAATGCATTCGTACAAAAACGCCCGCAAATCGTTTGCGTCTTCCTCGCTTAGACGATAAGCGTGCTCTAAATATCCCGGTTCCTCTAGATCATCTTGACCGATGATGGCAAAACGGTTGCTTTGCAAGTCAAGAACTAAATATTTTCCGTAGAAGCGATCCGTTTGGATGATCGCCAAGTCG is a window encoding:
- a CDS encoding YutD family protein: MICINNICYELVENVKNAFNEEAFRARYADILSKYDYIVGDWGYNQLRLRGFFDDYNQKATYDTKISTLSEYLYEYCNFGCAYFVLRKIKR
- a CDS encoding cytosolic protein, with amino-acid sequence MEEREKYSDFSTVEKQKNFLTAEEFPEGPYGSPRRDDEPVENKSTPWKKGQRHYSAFNYEFKSFHQNIPRRDPGAHPPHDDPRENEQFPYGQDEWMRGYPLS
- a CDS encoding DUF3055 domain-containing protein gives rise to the protein MSERFYLYDDTVETKTRFVSFLGERQRFDLAIIQTDRFYGKYLVLDLQSNRFAIIGQDDLEEPGYLEHAYRLSEEDANDLRAFLYECIS